From one Gammaproteobacteria bacterium genomic stretch:
- a CDS encoding transposase has product MARKPRVDMAGLCYHITQRGHNRSASFLDEQDYIFYLTCMQLAAEKYEVAVHAYVLMGNHVHLLISTRNDGGMSRFMQHIDRRYVRYFNYHHGRSGTLWGGRYHSEVIQTDLYLLACYRYIELNSVRAGMVARPSEYPWSSARCHGLAENNPYLQHHPLYEALGTSPELRCQNYRKLFRAGSE; this is encoded by the coding sequence ATGGCAAGGAAGCCAAGAGTTGATATGGCAGGTCTCTGTTACCACATTACCCAACGCGGACATAACCGTTCTGCCAGCTTTTTAGACGAGCAGGATTACATATTTTATCTTACCTGTATGCAGTTGGCCGCAGAGAAATATGAAGTTGCCGTTCACGCTTATGTATTGATGGGGAATCATGTCCATCTGCTGATATCCACTCGGAATGATGGTGGCATGTCACGCTTTATGCAGCATATTGACCGTCGCTATGTGAGATATTTCAACTATCATCATGGCCGCAGTGGCACGCTATGGGGAGGGCGCTACCACTCTGAAGTGATACAGACTGATCTCTACCTGTTAGCGTGTTATCGCTATATTGAACTCAACTCAGTACGTGCGGGCATGGTTGCCAGACCAAGCGAGTACCCGTGGTCCAGTGCCCGCTGTCACGGTTTGGCAGAGAATAACCCCTACCTACAGCACCACCCGCTTTATGAGGCTCTTGGCACCAGCCCGGAGTTGCGTTGCCAAAACTATCGCAAACTATTCAGAGCGGGGTCAGAGTAA